In the Paralichthys olivaceus isolate ysfri-2021 chromosome 17, ASM2471397v2, whole genome shotgun sequence genome, one interval contains:
- the cyb5a gene encoding cytochrome b5, which produces MGEQQQKSPGGERLFRLSEIQEQNSFRSTWIIIQNKVYDVTKFLEEHPGGEEVLREQAGGDATESFEDIGHSSDAREMASSMVIGELHPDDRQTLVQPEESLVTTVKDQTSWWSNWLIPCLVAAIVTLIYRIYTAESE; this is translated from the exons AtgggggagcagcagcagaagagtcCGGGAGGAGAGCGGCTCTTCAGGCTGTCAGAGATCCAGGAGCAGAACTCCTTCAGGTCCACATGGATCATTATCCAGAACAAGGTCTATGACGTCACCAAGTTCCTGGAGGAG CACCCCGGGGGGGAGGAGGTGCTGAGGGAGCAGGCGGGAGGAGACGCCACCGAGAGCTTCGAGGACATCGGACACTCCAGCGACGCCCGAGAGATGGCGAGCAGCATGGTGATAGGAGAGCTGCACccg GACGACAGACAGACTCTTGTCCAACCTGAG gagAGTCTGGTGACCACTGTGAAGGACCAgaccag CTGGTGGTCTAACTGGTTGATTCCGTGTCTGGTGGCGGCCATCGTCACGCTGATTTACCGCATCTACACCGCAGAGAGcgagtga
- the ppp1r3g gene encoding protein phosphatase 1 regulatory subunit 3G has product MSRSPLLTGGESPSPGETIENGPEEQQEEEEDLDDELDASQLERFMRDRRRAKSLPAYPAALLEEVSGGNGRKRVKFADSMGLNLASVKHFSSLEEPQIPSKVLSRYRSFPPPQQQQELLSDLCQSFRSSLSSDRLVACFPEPRDPERRVQRLRVCLEKITITQFDVRGQIRVLNGCSGREVGVRYTFNDWLSCVDAQALAVAADEPGIVGERFSFTVYTPPFMDPSSAVHFALYLRSEDGEFWDNNEGQNYSLRYRCLPGTTPFVSAAFHAT; this is encoded by the coding sequence ATGTCCCGCTCACCGCTCCTCACCGGGGGAGAGTCTCCCTCCCCGGGGGAGACCATTGAGAATGGcccggaggagcagcaggaggaggaggaagatctgGACGACGAGCTGGACGCTTCTCAGCTGGAGAGGTTCATGAGAGACCGGAGGAGAGCCAAGTCCCTGCCCGCGTACCCGGCCGCGCTCCTGGAGGAGGTCTCCGGGGGCAACGGGAGGAAGCGGGTGAAGTTCGCCGACTCCATGGGTCTGAACCTGGCCAGCGTGAAGCACTTCAGCTCGCTGGAGGAGCCGCAGATCCCCAGTAAAGTCCTGTCCCGGTACCGGAGCTTCCCtccgccgcagcagcagcaggagctgcTGAGCGACCTGTGCCAAAGCTTCAGGTCGAGCCTGAGCTCGGACCGACTGGTCGCCTGCTTCCCGGAGCCGCGGGACCCGGAGCGCAGAGTCCAGCGGCTCCGCGTCTGTCTGGAGAAGATCACCATCACTCAGTTCGACGTGCGCGGCCAGATCCGGGTCTTAAACGGCTGCTCCGGCAGAGAGGTCGGGGTCCGGTACACCTTCAACGACTGGCTGTCCTGCGTGGACGCGCAGGCTCTGGCCGTGGCCGCTGATGAGCCGGGCATTGTGGGAGAGCGCTTCTCCTTCACCGTGTACACGCCGCCTTTCATGGACCCCAGCTCTGCCGTGCACTTCGCCCTGTACCTGAGGAGCGAGGACGGGGAGTTCTGGGACAACAACGAGGGGCAGAACTACAGCCTCCGGTACCGCTGCCTGCCCGGGACCACGCCCTTTGTCAGCGCCGCTTTTCACGCTACCTGA